CAGCGGCTACTTGCACGCGGAAAGGGAAAGTATGGATACGGTTGTGACAATCATAGTTATTGCAACAAGCATATGGGTTCTGGTTGATGCCAAAACAATTGGCGTTAAAAAAGGGCAAATCAGCGGGGTCGCGAATATGGGGGCGTTTGGATGGTTTTTCGTCTGCCTGCTCCTGTGGATCGTCGGTTTTCCTTTTTATCTAGCGAAACGAGGCGAGTTTAAAAAGATCAACGGTAAATAACTGCCGCCCAGTTGACAAAAGCATAATCAAACACAGGCAAGGAGCGACTTCACATGAAATTAATCAGAGCGATTGCAATATTTTCAACAATCATTCTCCTGACAAATGGTTGCGGGAATTCCGTAAATTCCGTTAAGAGAGGAACCTTGGCGGGACGAGAGCAAACAACCATCGGAAACGCTTTCGATGCATTTTTTAACGAACCCAAGTGGGAGATTAAAGAATCGGCGAACAAAACCCAATTTGTCGAATTTATAGGCAAGGCAAAAAAGCCCGTTCCACTTGATGAAGAAGGAATGCTGGTCGTTCCCGAAGGCGGTAATGTCATGATTCAATTCATTCTGAAAAAAAAGGGTGAATTTGAAATCGGATATGCCGAAGCGCCGATCAAGGTTAATCCAAATCTTCCCGCAGAAGCCAGCAGCATGGTAGAGTTGACCTTGAGCCTCAAGGGCATCAAGACCGACGGCTCCTCTGCCACGTCGATTCAGGCAGAAGGGGTAAACGCCTTGCTTGACAGAATATACAGCAATTGAAAGCAATTCGCCGAGGGTCAGGATTTTGCCTTGGAGGGCACGTTCGGCTGGGAAGCCATCGGGCGATGGATGTATGACGGGAAGTATTAAGAACGGTCGTGTGTTGTGAATGCCGCCGTGGTCAGGTTTGATGGCCCGCTAGAATGCCGCGAATCTGTGCGATGTCTTTTTCGATTTGCGCAATGAGCGCTTCTTTAGACGGGAAGGGTTCAACGGCGCGGATTTTTTTGACCAGACGGATTTCGATCTGCTGTCCGTAGAGATTGCCGTCGAAATCGAGCAGGTAGGATTCAATAACCGGCGCGGGATCATTGAATGTTTTCCGTTCGCCGATGAAAACAGCGGAGGGGAGCCCGGAAGACGGAAGACGGAAGACGGATGACGGAGTTGTTTCTGTTCTCTGTTCTCGGTCTTCTGTCCTCTGTATTCTTGTATACGCGGCATAAACGCCGGGAGCGGGAATCAGTTCATTTTCGGGATCAATATTGGCGGTGGGGAAGCCAAGTCCGCGACCGATGCCGCGACCTTTGACGACGGTGCCGAAAATACAGAACGGACGCCCGAGCATTTTTTCCGCCAGCGGAATATCGCCAGCTTGCACGGCCTGCCGGATGTGCGTGCTAGAAATCCGTTCGCCGTTACAAAGAACCGGCGGTACGGCCGTCGCTGTAATACCGTGTTCGCCGCAGAGTTTTTCCAGAGATTGAAATTTACCGCGCGCTTTGTAGCCGAACGACCAGTCGGTGCCGCAAACAATGCCGCTGAGGGTCGGCAGTTTTTTCCATAGGCCGAACAGAAACTGTTCCGGTTCGGTGTGCGCGAAGGTTTGGTCGAACGGCACGGCGATGACTCCATGTACGCCGAGCGCTTCGAACTGGCGCAGGCGGCAGGCTTCCGCGCTGATGAGTGGCGGCGCGGTTTCCGGGCTGAGGATTTTGGCTGGATGCGGATGAAAGGTGAAGACCCACGCCTCGCCGCCGCGCGCTTCGGCTTGTTCGACGGCGGTGGAGACGACTTTCTGGTGGCCGATGTGTACTCCGTCGAAGCATCCCATCGCCAGAACGACAGGCTTGTCGGTGTGCGGAATTTCAGCGAGGTTTTTAACGTGAAGCATCAGGACAACTGATTAACAGAAACGATGTGTTTTTCAAGTTCTGCGCGATCCCACTTAAGGATGTCATCGAGGTTCCAGGCATTGGAAAGGCTGAAGTCGCCGGACTGTGTGCGGCGCAGTTGCGAAAGGCAGGCTCCGCAACCGAGGCGGGTTCCGAGGTCGTGGGCGAGAGTGCGAACGTAGGTGCCTTTGGTGGACTTCACTTCAAAGGTGGCGCGCGGCGGATTGAATTCGCGCAAGGCGAATTTGTAGATGTGGATGAAGCGTAGCTCGCGCTCGACTTCCTGCCCCTTACGGGCGAGTTTATAGAGCGGTACGCCGTTCATTTTGATGGCGGAAACCATCGGCGGCATTTGCATTTGGTCGCCGAGAGCCTTTTTCATTTCGGCGCGAAGCTGTTCTTCGGTGACGCCGGAAGGATCTTTTTCTGAAGTAACTTCGCCGTCGGTATCCTGCGAGTTCGTTTCGACACCGAACAGGATTTCACCTTCGTAGGTTTTGTCGCCGCCCATGATCCGGGCGGAGAGCTGGGTGCCGCGGCCGATCAGCAGGACGACCAGGCCGGTGGCGTTCGGGTCGAGCGTTCCGCCGTGGCCGACTTTGTTGAGCTGAAAATGGTTGCGGACTTTGGCGACGATGTCGTGCGAGGTCCATTCGCAGGGTTTGTCGATGAGCAGAACGCCATCGGGATCGGGCAGAAAATTGCGTTTACGCATCGGGAGTGTCCTTGTCGTCGGGGATATCGAGCTGTGAAAGGATCCCGAGCACGCGGTCACCGCTTTCGATGGAGTCGTCGAGTTTGAAATAGAGGCGCGGAGTGTATTTGAGGATAACGTGCTTGCTCATGCGGGCCTGAATTTCTGAGTGGTGCCGGTTCAGAAAGCGAATCATGCCGGCACGTTCTTCCTCGTGGCCGAAGATGGAGACATAAACGGTGGCGTCGCGCAAATCCGAGCCGGTTTCAACGGCGGTGATGGTAACGGCACTGGTGTCAAAATTGCTGTTGGCAAAAAGGCGCGGAATATCAACCGCGATTTCGCGTTTGAGCAATTCGTTGACCCGGATGATACGTGCGCTGGACATGGCAGTAAATATTGAACACCGAACACGGAATAATGAATATCGAAGGTTATTTTACTTCTGCACTCGAAATTCTTTATTCGTTATTCTGCGGTTCCTTTTAGAGTTTCTGAGCGATCTTTTCGATGGTGTAGGCCTCGATGACATCGCCTTCCTGGAAGTTGCCGAAGTTGTCGGGGCGGATACCGCATTCCTGCCCGTCGCGCACTTCGGCAGCATCCGCTTGGAAGCGTTTGAGCGAGCCGATGGTGCCTTTGTAGAGCACTTCGTTGCCGCGCTTGATACGGATGCTGGCGCGCGAAGTAATTTTTCCTTCAACGACCATGCAGCCAGCGACCTTATTGCGTTTGCCCATGTCGAAGATCGCTTTGATTTCGGCTTTGCCGAGATAGGTTTCGCGCAGTTCGGGATCGAGCAGTCCGCACATGGCGGCTTCGACCTCTTCGAGCAGTTCGTAAATGATGCTGTAGAGGCGGATTTCGACGCCCTCTTTTTTGGCCGCCGCTGTGACGCCGGTTTCTTTGGCGACGTGGAAGCCAAGAATAATGGCGTTGGAAGCACTGGCCAACATAACGTCGTTGGTGGTGATGTTGCCGACATCGCTGGTCAGAATTTTCAGCTTCACCTTGTCGCTCTTAATTCCGGCGAGCGAGCCGACGATGGCTTCAACCGATCCCTGAACGTCGCACTTGAGGATGACGTTGAGCTCTTTGATTTCGCCTGCACCAGCCTGCCCGAAGAGATCATCGAGCGAGACTTTGCCGCGCGAAGTCTGGTTGAGGTCGGCGGATTTAATATCCGCCAGCAGGGTTTCGGAAAGCTGTCTAGCTTCGCCCGCGCTGGCGCAAATGCAGAATTCATCGCCTGCGCCGGGAACGCCGGTGAGACCGATACATTTTACAGCGTGCGAAGGACCGGCGGTGCGAACCTGTTTGCCCTGATCGTTAATCAGCGCTTTGATACGGCCCCATTGAGCGCCGCAGAGAACGTTGTCGCCGACCTTGAGCGTTCCGTCGCGCACAAGCAGCGTAGCGGTCGGGCCCATGCCGGGCTCCATCCTTGCTTCGATGACAAAGCCGGTGGCTTTTTTATGCGGGTTGGCGCGGAGTTCGAGCATTTCCGCTTCAAGCGTGATGCGCTCAAGCAATTGATCAATGCCCGCGCCGGTGGTGGCGCTGACCGGAATACAGCCAATGTTTCCTCCCCAGTCTTCAACCATTACGCCATGCTCATTGAGCTGCTGTTTAATTCGATCCGGGTTGGTGCCGTATAAATCCATTTTGTTCATGGCGACGATGATGCAGACGTTTGCAGCTTTCGCGTGCTTGATCGCTTCGATCGTCTGCGGCATTACGCCGTCGTCTGCGGCAACAACCAGCACTGCGATATCGGTGACATTGGCACCGCGGGCGCGCATGGCTGTGAAAGCGGCGTGGCCGGGTGTGTCGAGGAACGTAATCTGGCGGGCGTCCATATCCACCGTGTAGGCGCCGATATGCTGCGTGATGCCGCCGGATTCGCTCGCGACCACTTTGGTGTTGCGAATGCGGTCGAGCAGAGAGGTTTTGCCGTGGTCAACGTGGCCCATGAAGGTGACAATCGGCGGACGGATTTCAATATCTTCGGGCCGGTCTTTTTCGACCGGAGCGACCGGCTTGCGCGGCGTGGCTTCCGCCGGTTTCGGCTGAGGTTTATCCTTCTTCTTCAGCTCAATCACAAATCCGTGTTTTTCACCGATCTGCTTGGCGATCTTGATGTCGATATCCTGATTGATCGAAGCGAAAATGTTCATCTTCATCAGCTCAGCGATGAGCTGATTGGGCTTGAGCGCCATTTTTTCGGCCAGCTCTTTAACGGCAATCTGCGGCTTGGCGAAAGAGAGTACATTGGAACCCTCGACCAGCTCCTCCGTTTCCGGTTCTGCGGCCGGGGCTTTTCCCGCCACCGGCGCCGCAACGGGCGGTACAACGGCGGAAACAGTTTTGCCGGCAGAGGCCGCACGCGCTTCATCAATAGAAGCGAAGCCGAGCTCGTCACAGACAACGGAAACTTCGTTGTCGGCGAGCAGGCTTTGACCGTCTTCAGCTTTGATTTCCACATCGTGGAGAATTTCAAGCAGCTCTTCGACGGTTACATCCAAATCAGTGGCTAGTTCGTGGACTCTCATTCTTTAATTTCACCATGTTTTGCCGTGTAGGCTTTTTCCGCAGCGCTCCAGAGAGCCTGCGCCTGTTCGGGGGTAACGTCTTCGATTTCCTGAAGGTCGGACAGATCGGCGGCCATAACGCCTTCGATGGTGAGGAACCCGGCGTAAACCAGTTTTTCCGCCCATTCTTCGCCGATCCCTTCGACCGCGGCCAGTCCGGAGACGGCGGCGGCAACGCGCTCTTCAAAGTTCATGGCTTCTTCATCCTTCTGGATGTCGACGCGCCAGCCGATCAGCTTGGATGTCAGGCGGGCGTTCTGTCCGCGCTTGCCGATCGCCAGCGAAAGCTGGTCGGCATCTACGGTGACGGTGACGGTATGTGTCGGCTCATCGGCCTCAACATGCTTGAGTTTGGCCGGAGCCAGCGCATTGATAACCAGCGTCTTAATATCGTCGCTCCAGCGGACGATATCAATTTTTTCGCCATTGAGTTCGCGGACGATATTTTTAACGCGCATACCGCGGATGCCGACGCAGGCGCCGACGGGGTCAACCCGTTCGTCATGCGAGATAACCGCCACCTTGCTGCGGTATCCGGCTTCGCGGGCGATGCCGCGGATTTCCATGGTACCGTCGGCAATTTCTGAAACTTCCAGTTCGAAAAGGCGGCGGACAAAATCGGGGTGGGCGCGCGACAGAAGAATTTCCGGTCCGGATTCGCGCTCTTTGATGGCGACGATGTAAGCGCGGATGCGCTCGCCGACCTCGTACTCTTCGGTCGGAACGCGCTCTTTTGAGGGCATGAGACCTTCGGCGCCGTGGTCGAGTTCTATGATTACCGTGCTGCGTTCGAAGCGGCGCACAGTACCGGTAACAATTTCGCCGGTGCGGTTTTTGTAGTCATCGAAAATACGGCTTTTTTCAGCCTGACGGATACGCTGCAGGATAGTCTGTTTGGCGGTTTGGGCTGCGATGCGGCCAAAGTTGCGCGGAGTGGACTCGATTTCGATCATTTCGTCGAGTTGAGCAGCCGAGTTGGTGCGGCGGGCTTCCGCCAGACTGACCTCATTGTAGCGGTCATTGACAGCCATCACCACTTTTTTGCGGGCAAAGGCTTTGATATCAAGAGTTTCGCGACTAATTACTACGCGCAGATCTTCGGCGTCGGCCATACTCTTGTTGGCGGCGTTCTGCAAAGCGGATTCAATCGCCTCGATAATCGTCTCGCGATCGACCCCGCGTTCGCGCTCCATGTATTCCACAACGGCACTCAGTTCGCTGTTCATCCGTCCCCTCCCGATTTCAAAAAACTAAAACAACAAGGCTCTGGAGCAAAAAAGAGCGGACCGGGGGCCCACTCTCTATCCAAAGACCAACTGCAAGGGCGGCAATCTACGCTTCCGGCAAGAGAGGGTCAAGGGGAAATCCGCCGGAATAGAGTTGCTGGAACGAACGCCGAAGAGTTCGCCAATCTATAGAAAGAGGCGCTGCTTTGAAACGCGCAGGTTCGACTGGGAATTAACTTGTAATAAGGCGGCCTGTTCATTAAATTTTGAACAATCTGAATCATCAAGGGGCGTCGTAATGAACTCGGCACTTTCAGAACTCGAAAAAGAGGTCGTCGATATTTTTGTCCGCATTGCCGGAGTACTGAGCTTGCCGCGCTCAGTCGGCGAACTCTACGGAATCCTTTTTATTTCTCCAGAGCCGATGTGCATCGACGATCTGATGTGCAAATTGAAAATCAGCAAAGGATCTACCAGCCAAGGACTTAAGATTTTGCGGTCATTTGGTGCCGTCAATCCGGTTTATGTGGCCGGCGACAGGCGGGATTTTTTTACGGCAGAAGCCGAACTGCGTAAGATCGTGGCAGGGTTCGTCAACGAACAGATTCGCCCCCATCTGGATAACGGCAAGGCGCGAATGGCCCGAATTGAAGGACTGATTGAGGCGGAAGTCCCTGGCCGAAAAGAGTTTATTGCTGAGCGGATTGAGCGGTTGCAGGGATGGCAGAAGCGCGCCGGCTCACTTCTGCCTTTTGCGCTTAATTTCATAAAACCGGATTGATGTAATGGAACAAACCCCTTCATCCTTAACTCTATTTTCCTGGCTGTGCGTTCGCACCCAGCCGAAGCGGGAGCATATTGCCGTCGGCCAGCTTAACCGGCTGGCGGGCGTTGAAGTGTTCTGTCCGCGTATTCGTTTCCAGCGCAATACCAAACGGGGCAGGGTCTGGTTTGATGAGGCGCTGTTTCCCGGCTATCTGTTTGCCCGGTTTGATTTTGATAAGAGCATTCGTGCCGTTTCCAGTGCCGTTGGCGTGCGGGGGTTGGTTCGTTTCGCCGGGGATTGCGCAAAGGTGCCCGATTTTATAATCGAAATGCTTCGCAACGAGTTCAACGGCACGGTGGTTATTTCTGAGCCGGAATTAAAGGCAGGCGACCGGGCTGTGATGGTTGACGGCGCCATGCGGGGGCTTCACGCCATTGTGACGCAGGTTTTGCCGGGCGGCGACCGGGTTAGAATTTTGATGGAACTGATGGGAACAGCCGTGGAGGCCGAGGTGCCGATGGAGGCGCTGGAGCCGGCCGCGTAGGATCAAGTTTTCGCAATTGACTGCGAAATACATAGGAAAAGTTGAAAAGGAAGGTTTCTGCCGGAGGCAGATCGACCGCGGGCGGCAGCCCGCCCGAAGGACACCATGAAAATACTTGTAACAGGTGCGGCAGGTTTTATCGGCATGCATGTGGCGGAGTCGCTTCTGAACGACGGCCACGAGGTGGTCGGGTTTGATAATTTCAACGACTATTACGATGTTTCCCTAAAGGAAGCTCGTAGCACCCGGCTGGAAGGCCGCAAAGGATATGTCGGGGTTGAAGGCGACCTCACGGACTATGAACTGCTTTCCACGTTATTCAGGGAGAACCGATTTGATTGTGTATGCCATCTGGCCGCGCAGGCGGGAGTTCGCTATTCGCTGAAAAATCCGGACGCCTACCAGAAATCCAATCTGGAAGGGCACCTGAATATTCTCGAGGCGTGCCGCCATGCAAAAGTTTCGCGGCTGGTCTATGCCTCCAGCTCCAGCGTGTATGGCGGGAATCAAAAAGTTCCATTCAGCGAGTCCGATCCGGTGGATCATCCGGTCAGCCTTTACGCGGCGACCAAAAAAGCCAACGAGTTGATGAGCCACGCCTACACTCATCTATACGGATTGCAGACCGTCGGGTTGCGCTTTTTTACGGTATATGGCCCGTGGGGTCGCCCGGACATGGCGTACTGGACCTTTGCCGAAGCGATGCTTAAGGGCGAAGCCATTCCGGTTTTTAATTACGGCAAGATGAAGCGCGATTTCACTTACATTACCGATATTGTTGCCGGGGTGAAGGCCGCGCTGTTTGCCGACGGACTGGATCCGTACGAGATTTTCAATCTGGGCAATAACCGGGCGGAAAATCTGATGGACTTCATTAAAACACTGGCCGCTTCGCTGGGCGTTGAGCCGAAGATGGAAATGCTGCCGATGCAGCCGGGTGATGTTCCTGTGACGTTTGCCGACGTTTCCAAAGCGGGTAAAAAACTGAACTACATGCCGCATACGCCGATTACAGAAGGCGTTCCGAAGTTTGTGCAATGGTACCGGGAATATCATGGTGTCTAACGTGCTGGTTATAGGTTGTAATGGGCAGCTCGGCGCGGACTGTATGTCTGTGTTCGGCGCGCGCGCCATCGGGATTGATCTGCCGGAGATTGATATCACAGACCGGGGCCAATGCTTCGGCAAACTGGATGCGATCCGTCCGTCCGCCATCGTAAACTGTGCGGCGTACACAGCGGTCGATGCCTGCGAAACCGATCCGGCCTGCTGGAAAGTGAATGCGACCGGGCCGAAACATCTGGCGGAATGGGCGGCGAAAAACGGCGCATACCTTGTTCATATTTCAACCGATTATGTATTTAGCGGAGGAAACCCGCTTTTTGAATCTTCCGTTGAAACGGATATTCCCGCGCCGGTCTCCGAATACGGGAAGTCCAAACTGGCCGGAGAGCAGGCTGTTCTTGAGAGCGGGGCCGACGCGGCCATTTTACGCACGGCGTGGCTGTATGGCGCTCACGGTAAAAACTTTTTAAAAACCATGCTTCGACTGGCATTGCAGAATCCGGATCGCGAAATCCGGGTTGTAAACGACCAATTTGGCTCGCCGACCTGGTCATACACATTGGCCCGGCAAATTGCCGCCGTCGTAAAAGTTCGGGCGACCGGTATTTTTCATGCGACGTCGGAAGGATACTGTAGCTGGTTTGATCTGGCCTCCCGGTTTTTGCAACGGATGGCGGTGCCGCACCGGATTGCGCCGTGTACGACTGCGGACTATCCGACTCCGGCCCGGCGCCCGGCGAATTCTATTCTGGAAAATGCCGCGCTAAAACAGCGCGGACTGAATCTTTTTGAGACGTGGGATGTTGAGCTGGAGCGTTTTGTCGGCGAACACCGGATCCTGTTGATGAATGAAACAAAAGGACTGCTGAAATGAAAAAAGTTTTAGTAACCGGCGGGGCGGGGTTTATCGGCTCTGCCGTTTGTCGCTATCTGGTGCTGGAGAAAAAGGTTCAAGTGTTGAACGTGGACAAGCTCACCTACGCCGGGAACACGGCCTCCCTGAAAGAAGTTGCGGACAATCCACTTTACCG
The sequence above is a segment of the Kiritimatiellaceae bacterium genome. Coding sequences within it:
- the infB gene encoding translation initiation factor IF-2 produces the protein MRVHELATDLDVTVEELLEILHDVEIKAEDGQSLLADNEVSVVCDELGFASIDEARAASAGKTVSAVVPPVAAPVAGKAPAAEPETEELVEGSNVLSFAKPQIAVKELAEKMALKPNQLIAELMKMNIFASINQDIDIKIAKQIGEKHGFVIELKKKDKPQPKPAEATPRKPVAPVEKDRPEDIEIRPPIVTFMGHVDHGKTSLLDRIRNTKVVASESGGITQHIGAYTVDMDARQITFLDTPGHAAFTAMRARGANVTDIAVLVVAADDGVMPQTIEAIKHAKAANVCIIVAMNKMDLYGTNPDRIKQQLNEHGVMVEDWGGNIGCIPVSATTGAGIDQLLERITLEAEMLELRANPHKKATGFVIEARMEPGMGPTATLLVRDGTLKVGDNVLCGAQWGRIKALINDQGKQVRTAGPSHAVKCIGLTGVPGAGDEFCICASAGEARQLSETLLADIKSADLNQTSRGKVSLDDLFGQAGAGEIKELNVILKCDVQGSVEAIVGSLAGIKSDKVKLKILTSDVGNITTNDVMLASASNAIILGFHVAKETGVTAAAKKEGVEIRLYSIIYELLEEVEAAMCGLLDPELRETYLGKAEIKAIFDMGKRNKVAGCMVVEGKITSRASIRIKRGNEVLYKGTIGSLKRFQADAAEVRDGQECGIRPDNFGNFQEGDVIEAYTIEKIAQKL
- the nusA gene encoding transcription termination/antitermination protein NusA; amino-acid sequence: MNSELSAVVEYMERERGVDRETIIEAIESALQNAANKSMADAEDLRVVISRETLDIKAFARKKVVMAVNDRYNEVSLAEARRTNSAAQLDEMIEIESTPRNFGRIAAQTAKQTILQRIRQAEKSRIFDDYKNRTGEIVTGTVRRFERSTVIIELDHGAEGLMPSKERVPTEEYEVGERIRAYIVAIKERESGPEILLSRAHPDFVRRLFELEVSEIADGTMEIRGIAREAGYRSKVAVISHDERVDPVGACVGIRGMRVKNIVRELNGEKIDIVRWSDDIKTLVINALAPAKLKHVEADEPTHTVTVTVDADQLSLAIGKRGQNARLTSKLIGWRVDIQKDEEAMNFEERVAAAVSGLAAVEGIGEEWAEKLVYAGFLTIEGVMAADLSDLQEIEDVTPEQAQALWSAAEKAYTAKHGEIKE
- the truB gene encoding tRNA pseudouridine(55) synthase TruB, which codes for MRKRNFLPDPDGVLLIDKPCEWTSHDIVAKVRNHFQLNKVGHGGTLDPNATGLVVLLIGRGTQLSARIMGGDKTYEGEILFGVETNSQDTDGEVTSEKDPSGVTEEQLRAEMKKALGDQMQMPPMVSAIKMNGVPLYKLARKGQEVERELRFIHIYKFALREFNPPRATFEVKSTKGTYVRTLAHDLGTRLGCGACLSQLRRTQSGDFSLSNAWNLDDILKWDRAELEKHIVSVNQLS
- a CDS encoding ArsR family transcriptional regulator translates to MNSALSELEKEVVDIFVRIAGVLSLPRSVGELYGILFISPEPMCIDDLMCKLKISKGSTSQGLKILRSFGAVNPVYVAGDRRDFFTAEAELRKIVAGFVNEQIRPHLDNGKARMARIEGLIEAEVPGRKEFIAERIERLQGWQKRAGSLLPFALNFIKPD
- a CDS encoding NAD-dependent epimerase/dehydratase family protein, whose protein sequence is MKILVTGAAGFIGMHVAESLLNDGHEVVGFDNFNDYYDVSLKEARSTRLEGRKGYVGVEGDLTDYELLSTLFRENRFDCVCHLAAQAGVRYSLKNPDAYQKSNLEGHLNILEACRHAKVSRLVYASSSSVYGGNQKVPFSESDPVDHPVSLYAATKKANELMSHAYTHLYGLQTVGLRFFTVYGPWGRPDMAYWTFAEAMLKGEAIPVFNYGKMKRDFTYITDIVAGVKAALFADGLDPYEIFNLGNNRAENLMDFIKTLAASLGVEPKMEMLPMQPGDVPVTFADVSKAGKKLNYMPHTPITEGVPKFVQWYREYHGV
- the rbfA gene encoding 30S ribosome-binding factor RbfA, producing MSSARIIRVNELLKREIAVDIPRLFANSNFDTSAVTITAVETGSDLRDATVYVSIFGHEEERAGMIRFLNRHHSEIQARMSKHVILKYTPRLYFKLDDSIESGDRVLGILSQLDIPDDKDTPDA
- the rfbD gene encoding dTDP-4-dehydrorhamnose reductase — translated: MVSNVLVIGCNGQLGADCMSVFGARAIGIDLPEIDITDRGQCFGKLDAIRPSAIVNCAAYTAVDACETDPACWKVNATGPKHLAEWAAKNGAYLVHISTDYVFSGGNPLFESSVETDIPAPVSEYGKSKLAGEQAVLESGADAAILRTAWLYGAHGKNFLKTMLRLALQNPDREIRVVNDQFGSPTWSYTLARQIAAVVKVRATGIFHATSEGYCSWFDLASRFLQRMAVPHRIAPCTTADYPTPARRPANSILENAALKQRGLNLFETWDVELERFVGEHRILLMNETKGLLK
- the ribF gene encoding riboflavin biosynthesis protein RibF, which translates into the protein MLHVKNLAEIPHTDKPVVLAMGCFDGVHIGHQKVVSTAVEQAEARGGEAWVFTFHPHPAKILSPETAPPLISAEACRLRQFEALGVHGVIAVPFDQTFAHTEPEQFLFGLWKKLPTLSGIVCGTDWSFGYKARGKFQSLEKLCGEHGITATAVPPVLCNGERISSTHIRQAVQAGDIPLAEKMLGRPFCIFGTVVKGRGIGRGLGFPTANIDPENELIPAPGVYAAYTRIQRTEDREQRTETTPSSVFRLPSSGLPSAVFIGERKTFNDPAPVIESYLLDFDGNLYGQQIEIRLVKKIRAVEPFPSKEALIAQIEKDIAQIRGILAGHQT